Proteins from a single region of Psychrobacter cryohalolentis K5:
- a CDS encoding DEAD/DEAH box helicase, with translation MSNFTTFTDLPLSAATLRAVSDLGFTELTPIQAKILPHTLANQDAIGQAQTGTGKTATFLLTIMEALLKRPFAADEERHLGEPRAVVMAPTRELAQQIFDDCIALTKYTSLHSVCIMGGTNYETQQHELERQYVDILIATPGRLIDLMHKGMVYLDRVEVLVLDEADRMLDMGFIPDIKRLVGRMPPNTDRQSLLFSATFNQDVMGLAYRWLHEPEFVEIEPEHKTSELVDQHFYLLTEDQKLEAVERIITDSTVEKVIIFANRKDQVKRLYHKLRQGHKIVMLSGDVIQQKREKYLQRFKDGHASVLVATDVAGRGIHVDDVSHVINYTLPDQPDDYVHRIGRTGRAGQTGISISFVSEDDAFNIPALEKHLDTKFKLEQWQP, from the coding sequence TTGAGTAACTTTACGACGTTTACGGATTTGCCACTTTCAGCAGCGACCTTGCGTGCAGTAAGTGACTTAGGTTTTACTGAATTGACGCCGATTCAAGCAAAAATACTGCCGCATACGCTGGCAAACCAAGATGCGATCGGACAGGCGCAGACGGGTACGGGCAAGACGGCTACATTTTTATTGACCATTATGGAGGCGTTACTTAAGCGTCCGTTTGCTGCTGATGAAGAACGTCATTTAGGTGAGCCACGTGCTGTCGTTATGGCACCTACCCGTGAGCTTGCTCAGCAAATATTCGATGATTGTATCGCTTTGACCAAATATACTTCTTTGCATAGCGTCTGTATTATGGGTGGTACCAATTATGAAACCCAGCAGCATGAGCTTGAGCGTCAATACGTCGATATCTTGATTGCCACACCTGGTCGTTTGATTGATTTAATGCACAAAGGTATGGTTTATCTTGATCGCGTAGAAGTATTAGTATTAGATGAAGCAGACCGCATGCTCGATATGGGGTTTATACCTGATATCAAACGCTTAGTCGGTCGCATGCCACCCAATACCGACCGTCAAAGTTTATTGTTTTCTGCTACCTTTAACCAAGATGTGATGGGTTTGGCTTATCGCTGGTTACATGAGCCAGAGTTTGTCGAAATTGAGCCTGAGCATAAAACCAGTGAGCTGGTAGACCAACATTTTTATCTCTTAACCGAAGATCAGAAGCTAGAAGCGGTTGAGCGTATTATCACGGATAGTACGGTAGAGAAAGTGATTATTTTTGCCAATCGTAAAGACCAAGTAAAGCGCCTATATCATAAGCTGCGTCAGGGACATAAAATTGTCATGTTATCAGGCGATGTGATTCAGCAAAAACGCGAGAAATATCTACAGCGCTTTAAAGACGGGCATGCCTCTGTTTTGGTCGCGACCGATGTAGCAGGGCGCGGTATTCATGTTGATGATGTCAGTCATGTGATTAATTATACCTTACCAGACCAGCCAGATGACTATGTACACCGTATCGGTCGTACTGGGCGCGCTGGGCAAACCGGTATTAGTATTAGCTTTGTCAGCGAAGATGATGCCTTTAATATACCAGCATTAGAGAAGCATTTGGATACGAAGTTTAAGCTTGAGCAGTGGCAGCCTTAA
- the ftsY gene encoding signal recognition particle-docking protein FtsY, translated as MNNPNNSNRVVINLDSGLDELDDDDITLPSLPVQSVPIIDAPERNGVSNSNEPVTPTVNKQVSSTDAAESIALGAPILMTQKQIHTDNTSESFANTNDTENTTPAVSASKIPTMPLQAQLGDLPSVTPSNASSINSSSNQASSEPQQTIPVESQANKALQEEQESSKKGSWFNRMKTGLSKSRKNLAEGMVSILIGGKEIDDELLEEVEDQLLVADIGVNATNRIIKSLTEQTDRGDLIYAHSLYKALQTELVDILTPKVAPLIIDSSKKPFVILVVGVNGVGKTTTIGKLAKRLQGEGKSVMLAAGDTFRAAATEQLQIWGERNHIPVVAQGHGSDSASVIFDAMQSAKAKNIDVLIADTAGRLQNKTHLMAELEKVVRVMRKADPSAPHEGMIVLDAGTGQNAINQVELFNKVVPLTGITITKLDGTAKGGVVFNIAETTDVPIRYIGVGESIDDLRAFSPKQFVAALFETDDKE; from the coding sequence ATGAATAACCCCAATAATAGCAATCGTGTGGTCATTAATCTTGACAGCGGACTTGATGAATTAGATGACGATGATATTACCTTACCCAGTCTGCCAGTGCAATCTGTCCCTATTATCGATGCCCCTGAAAGAAATGGGGTAAGTAATAGCAATGAGCCAGTAACGCCTACAGTCAATAAGCAAGTATCAAGCACCGATGCAGCTGAGAGCATTGCCCTAGGCGCGCCTATCCTCATGACGCAAAAGCAGATTCATACAGACAATACCTCAGAGAGCTTTGCAAATACCAATGATACAGAGAATACAACACCAGCTGTTTCTGCGTCAAAAATCCCCACTATGCCCTTACAAGCACAATTAGGCGATTTGCCAAGCGTTACGCCTAGCAATGCAAGTAGCATTAATAGTAGTAGTAATCAAGCGTCCTCTGAGCCACAGCAAACGATTCCAGTAGAGTCGCAAGCAAATAAAGCGTTGCAAGAGGAACAAGAAAGCAGCAAAAAAGGCAGCTGGTTTAACCGGATGAAAACCGGTTTAAGTAAGTCGCGTAAGAACTTAGCCGAAGGGATGGTCAGTATCCTTATTGGTGGCAAAGAGATTGATGATGAGCTATTAGAAGAGGTTGAAGACCAACTGTTGGTGGCTGATATCGGTGTCAATGCAACCAATCGTATTATCAAAAGCCTTACTGAGCAGACAGATCGCGGTGATTTAATCTACGCGCATTCACTATACAAGGCATTACAGACTGAATTGGTCGATATCTTAACGCCAAAAGTTGCGCCGCTTATTATTGATAGCAGCAAAAAACCATTTGTTATCTTGGTCGTAGGCGTGAATGGCGTAGGTAAAACGACGACTATCGGTAAACTTGCCAAACGTTTGCAAGGCGAGGGTAAGTCTGTGATGTTAGCAGCAGGGGACACTTTCCGCGCAGCTGCTACTGAACAGCTGCAAATCTGGGGTGAGCGTAATCATATTCCAGTTGTGGCGCAAGGTCATGGCTCTGATAGTGCATCAGTTATCTTTGATGCCATGCAATCTGCTAAAGCAAAAAATATTGATGTGTTAATTGCCGATACTGCTGGACGTTTACAGAATAAAACCCATCTAATGGCAGAGCTCGAAAAAGTCGTACGTGTGATGCGCAAAGCGGATCCAAGCGCGCCACATGAAGGTATGATTGTGCTTGATGCTGGCACGGGTCAAAATGCCATTAATCAAGTGGAATTATTTAATAAAGTGGTGCCATTAACCGGAATCACGATTACAAAACTAGACGGAACTGCAAAAGGCGGTGTGGTCTTTAATATTGCCGAAACGACGGATGTACCTATTCGTTATATTGGCGTAGGTGAGTCGATTGATGATCTGCGTGCCTTTAGTCCAAAACAATTTGTCGCCGCGTTGTTTGAAACTGATGACAAAGAATAG
- a CDS encoding ion transporter has product MKQPNTEAVTHLRNRIHIIIEGTDTRLGKLFDIVLLIAILASVAVVMLDSVLYMRLQYGTLFLYAEWFFTILFTIEYMLRLFSAPNRFRYVFSFFGIVDLLSVLPSYLSLMFVGVQYLLVIRILRILRIFRVLKLEAYMQQAGFLASALRTSQQKITVFFLSLVLLVTIFGSIIYVVEGPENGFTSIPLSIYWAVVTMTTVGYGDMSPKTPLGQAIATMVMITGYSIIAVPTGIFTSELARNMRPQLNPVTCPNCGKFGHAVGADFCDRCGHALHV; this is encoded by the coding sequence ATGAAGCAGCCGAATACCGAAGCCGTTACTCATTTGCGTAACCGCATTCATATTATTATTGAAGGTACAGATACTCGTTTGGGTAAGCTGTTTGATATTGTATTGTTGATCGCGATTTTGGCCAGTGTGGCGGTCGTGATGCTCGATAGTGTGCTCTATATGCGCTTGCAGTATGGCACGCTGTTTTTGTATGCAGAATGGTTTTTTACTATTTTGTTTACGATTGAGTATATGCTCAGGTTGTTCTCAGCACCCAATCGTTTTCGTTACGTGTTTAGTTTTTTTGGGATAGTGGATTTATTGTCCGTACTACCGAGCTACTTAAGCTTAATGTTTGTGGGCGTACAGTACTTACTTGTCATTCGTATCTTACGTATTTTGCGTATCTTTCGGGTACTTAAGCTTGAAGCCTATATGCAACAAGCAGGATTTTTGGCGTCTGCGCTTAGAACCAGTCAGCAAAAAATCACGGTATTTTTCTTATCACTGGTGTTACTGGTCACCATTTTCGGCTCGATTATCTATGTCGTAGAAGGACCAGAAAACGGCTTTACCAGTATTCCGCTATCTATCTATTGGGCAGTTGTTACTATGACGACGGTTGGTTACGGCGACATGTCACCAAAAACACCATTGGGGCAAGCCATTGCAACCATGGTCATGATTACAGGTTACTCAATCATTGCTGTACCGACAGGGATTTTCACCTCAGAGCTTGCACGTAATATGCGCCCGCAGCTCAATCCTGTCACGTGTCCGAACTGTGGTAAATTTGGTCACGCAGTAGGTGCGGATTTTTGTGACCGCTGTGGACATGCCTTGCATGTATAA
- the aroQ gene encoding type II 3-dehydroquinate dehydratase, whose protein sequence is MTASSQSATTSTASHKKANKTLTHKLLLINGVNLNLLGKREPDIYGHMTLADIESALIKRAAAHGIELICSQSNHEGKLVDDIQYYGLLAEPSAQIDAIIINPAAFTHTSVAIRDALLATQKPFIEVHLSNVHARESFREHSYLCDVAVGVICGLGHLGYDMALDYWLTHTYAITLNK, encoded by the coding sequence ATGACCGCCTCATCTCAATCAGCAACGACCAGCACTGCTTCCCATAAAAAAGCCAATAAAACCCTTACTCATAAGCTATTATTGATTAATGGTGTCAATCTAAATCTACTCGGCAAACGTGAGCCTGATATTTATGGTCATATGACGCTTGCTGATATTGAGAGTGCTTTAATCAAGCGCGCCGCGGCACATGGTATTGAGCTAATTTGTAGTCAGTCGAATCACGAAGGCAAACTGGTCGATGATATTCAGTATTACGGTCTATTGGCAGAGCCAAGCGCACAGATCGATGCCATAATCATCAATCCTGCTGCTTTTACTCATACGTCTGTTGCGATACGCGATGCGCTACTTGCTACCCAAAAGCCATTTATAGAAGTGCATCTATCGAACGTCCACGCACGTGAATCGTTTCGCGAGCATTCTTATTTATGTGATGTAGCAGTTGGCGTGATTTGTGGTTTGGGGCATTTGGGCTATGATATGGCATTGGATTATTGGCTGACCCATACTTATGCAATAACACTGAATAAGTAG
- a CDS encoding YebC/PmpR family DNA-binding transcriptional regulator, whose amino-acid sequence MAGHSKWANIKHRKARQDAVKGKVFTKIIREIVSAAKQGDPDPDKNPRLRAVIEKALSVNMTRDTINRAVARGTGGDDNDNMDEVSYEGYGIGGVAVLVETMTDNLNRTVSEVRHAFTKNDGNLGTTGSVAYLFNKRGEISFNDTSLEDEVMLVALDAGALDIENDGESLLVITEWENFGHVKDALNAAGLVSDNAEVTMSPSTSAEIDNVADAEKVMKMIDMLEDIDDVQEVYSNVNFSDEVMAQLEQ is encoded by the coding sequence ATGGCAGGCCATTCAAAATGGGCAAATATCAAACACCGTAAAGCCCGTCAGGATGCGGTAAAAGGTAAAGTATTTACCAAAATTATTCGTGAAATTGTTTCTGCTGCCAAGCAAGGTGATCCTGACCCTGATAAGAATCCGCGCCTACGTGCGGTTATTGAAAAAGCCCTCTCCGTCAATATGACAAGAGACACCATCAATCGTGCGGTAGCTCGTGGTACAGGCGGTGATGACAATGACAATATGGACGAAGTCAGCTATGAAGGTTATGGCATCGGCGGCGTCGCAGTATTAGTCGAAACCATGACTGACAATCTCAATCGGACAGTCAGTGAAGTACGCCATGCTTTTACCAAAAATGATGGCAATCTGGGTACTACTGGCTCTGTGGCTTACCTATTCAATAAACGCGGTGAAATAAGCTTTAATGACACAAGTTTAGAAGATGAAGTTATGCTAGTGGCATTAGATGCAGGTGCGCTTGATATCGAAAATGATGGCGAAAGCTTGCTTGTCATCACTGAGTGGGAAAATTTCGGTCATGTTAAAGACGCGCTTAATGCTGCTGGTTTAGTCTCTGACAATGCTGAAGTAACTATGTCGCCATCAACCAGTGCTGAAATAGACAACGTTGCAGATGCCGAAAAAGTCATGAAGATGATTGATATGTTAGAAGATATTGATGATGTGCAAGAAGTTTATAGCAACGTCAATTTCTCAGACGAAGTCATGGCGCAACTTGAGCAGTAA
- a CDS encoding cold-shock protein: MSAREQGIVKWFNDSKGFGFIQRDSGEDIFVHFRAIQGDGYRSLKDGEKVEFSVVEGDKGLQAEEVRKVEE, from the coding sequence ATGTCAGCTCGCGAGCAAGGTATCGTTAAGTGGTTTAATGACTCAAAAGGCTTTGGTTTCATTCAACGTGATAGCGGAGAAGATATTTTTGTGCATTTCCGCGCGATCCAAGGTGATGGTTATCGCTCTCTAAAAGACGGCGAAAAAGTTGAGTTCAGTGTAGTAGAAGGTGATAAAGGCCTACAAGCTGAAGAAGTCAGAAAAGTAGAAGAGTAA
- a CDS encoding M16 family metallopeptidase produces the protein MSVPLYRTTFSLRLASALAMATTLAACQTSAINANPVTAVKHPVPEDIVTKDAQPSSALTMDMSGRHEYQLKNGLKIVVKEDHRAPVVMTQIWYRVGSADEPVNKGGISHVLEHMMFKGTSNVSSADYERLIAKFGGVNNAFTSYDYTGYYELFPANRFPLALELEADRMKNLVFNEKEFVKEHQVVMEERRQRTDDNPLAKAYESFRLLALPNSPKGESVIGPMNELESITLSDLKDWYKTWYAPNNATLVIVGDVEPTEVLTQVKRYFGELKPSKLPKRPEVSQKGFRGYQQVESEQAVQVPVLLMGYNVPSLVTAGASNEKQAYALSLAQDVLDGGLSARLESRLVREQGLLTTVGTSYDLLDRGDGLFLIQATPREGVSLAQAQQAIISEIEKLKTDPIATDEIERAKTNTVTGLVYAQDSMEGQARIIGSLQSIGLDDRLLAQLPTKMNTVTVEDIQAASKKYLVKDNLTVMHIIPPKEPVKKVVKKK, from the coding sequence ATGTCTGTCCCTTTATACCGAACCACATTTTCTCTACGTCTTGCATCTGCCTTAGCCATGGCGACCACGCTTGCTGCTTGTCAAACCAGTGCCATTAACGCCAATCCTGTGACTGCGGTCAAGCATCCAGTGCCTGAAGACATAGTTACCAAGGACGCTCAGCCATCATCAGCGCTGACTATGGATATGTCTGGTCGCCATGAATATCAGCTGAAAAATGGTCTAAAAATAGTGGTAAAAGAAGACCACCGTGCGCCTGTGGTGATGACTCAGATTTGGTATCGGGTTGGCTCAGCTGATGAGCCGGTCAATAAAGGTGGTATCTCGCATGTGCTTGAGCATATGATGTTTAAAGGCACTAGTAACGTTTCAAGCGCTGATTATGAACGCTTAATTGCTAAGTTTGGTGGCGTCAATAATGCCTTTACTAGCTATGATTATACGGGTTATTACGAGCTGTTCCCTGCCAACCGTTTTCCTTTAGCACTTGAGCTTGAAGCAGATCGGATGAAAAACTTAGTATTTAATGAAAAAGAGTTTGTCAAAGAGCATCAAGTTGTCATGGAGGAGCGTCGTCAGCGTACTGATGACAATCCACTTGCTAAAGCTTATGAATCATTTCGTTTGCTGGCATTGCCAAATAGCCCCAAAGGCGAGTCAGTCATCGGACCTATGAATGAGCTTGAATCGATTACGCTCTCAGACTTAAAAGACTGGTATAAAACATGGTATGCACCAAATAATGCCACCTTGGTTATTGTTGGCGACGTTGAGCCCACTGAAGTCTTAACCCAAGTAAAGCGCTACTTTGGTGAGCTAAAACCGAGTAAGCTGCCAAAACGTCCTGAAGTGAGTCAAAAAGGCTTTCGCGGTTATCAGCAAGTAGAATCTGAGCAAGCAGTACAAGTGCCTGTATTGCTGATGGGTTATAACGTACCAAGCCTTGTGACAGCAGGCGCAAGTAACGAAAAACAAGCCTACGCGCTATCCCTTGCGCAAGACGTATTGGATGGCGGTTTATCAGCGCGCCTTGAGAGTCGATTGGTACGCGAGCAAGGGCTCCTGACCACGGTGGGTACGTCTTATGATCTATTAGATCGTGGCGACGGGCTATTTTTGATACAAGCGACTCCGCGTGAAGGCGTCAGCTTAGCGCAAGCGCAGCAAGCCATCATCTCTGAAATAGAAAAGCTTAAAACCGATCCAATTGCCACCGATGAAATTGAGCGCGCCAAAACCAATACGGTCACTGGTCTGGTATACGCGCAAGACAGCATGGAAGGTCAAGCGCGTATAATTGGCTCACTACAATCTATCGGTCTCGATGATAGGTTACTTGCTCAGCTACCCACCAAAATGAATACCGTAACGGTTGAAGACATACAAGCAGCTAGTAAAAAGTATTTGGTCAAAGACAATTTGACGGTCATGCATATTATCCCACCTAAAGAACCAGTCAAAAAGGTCGTTAAGAAAAAATAA
- a CDS encoding methylated-DNA--[protein]-cysteine S-methyltransferase, translated as MIVTTAAFGSNQLTLIASVNEHSSPKLVEVNWLLAGDSWHSSKSIPKLKKHYGIDDQSFTFIDKDSLSKNEPTQALLIEAIAQLTEYFNGERQAFDLPLDASLGTKFQQRVWQALQDIAYGETISYATLAQNVDSPKGFRAVANANSKNPFSIIVPCHRVIASDGKLGGYTGGLDKKTHLLALEGVTCKA; from the coding sequence ATGATAGTCACCACAGCCGCTTTTGGATCTAATCAGTTAACATTAATTGCGAGTGTCAATGAGCATAGCAGTCCTAAGCTGGTTGAGGTCAATTGGCTGCTGGCAGGTGACTCTTGGCACAGCTCAAAATCTATTCCCAAGCTTAAAAAGCATTATGGTATTGACGATCAAAGCTTCACATTCATAGATAAAGACAGCCTAAGCAAAAATGAACCTACTCAAGCATTATTAATAGAGGCTATAGCACAATTAACGGAGTATTTTAACGGTGAGCGTCAAGCGTTCGATTTGCCACTAGATGCAAGCTTAGGAACTAAGTTTCAGCAGCGAGTTTGGCAAGCACTACAAGATATTGCTTATGGTGAGACGATTAGCTATGCAACGCTGGCACAAAATGTCGATAGTCCCAAAGGCTTTCGTGCGGTTGCGAATGCCAATAGTAAAAACCCTTTTAGTATTATCGTTCCGTGTCATCGTGTTATTGCAAGCGACGGCAAACTTGGTGGTTATACAGGCGGCTTAGATAAGAAAACGCATTTGTTAGCGCTTGAAGGCGTCACGTGCAAAGCTTAG
- a CDS encoding ABC1 kinase family protein → MAKSSGTRFMKLAGMTASIAGKAAKNSLKHLSSDEEKRLQARSELMQDVGIQIAETLGEMKGAVMKVGQIASQYKDVFPPEVATALEKLQKDAPAMPYAQIRTQVESELKAPIHELFTEFEEMPFAAASIGQVHRAILPSGQRVVVKVQYPDVDKNCDSDLKQVRMALKIAGVLNMSKQLQEQLFHEIRQSLHDELDYIKEAHNLRVFGAFHAEDTGLIIPKVISSHSSKRILTLTEESGETLTVAATWDNDIKQKIAVRLFHFTAGQLFGLYRMHCDPHPGNFAFRADGSVVAYDFGGIRSYSDSEVQLFRRFAKHALKGDVTALEQDLVALDIRREDDKIVPGEFYGKWLEIGLKPLSIKPYQDGNFDFASSQTHHEAIAQMRTSLKYFGQFQPSASTMMLDRTISGQYWNLVNLGVTIDLSPLVHEYIGF, encoded by the coding sequence ATGGCAAAATCGTCCGGAACGCGCTTTATGAAACTTGCTGGCATGACAGCAAGTATTGCTGGAAAAGCAGCTAAAAACTCCTTAAAGCATCTCTCAAGTGACGAAGAAAAACGCCTACAAGCGCGCTCAGAATTGATGCAAGATGTCGGTATTCAAATCGCTGAAACTTTAGGTGAGATGAAAGGTGCGGTCATGAAGGTAGGTCAAATTGCCTCGCAGTATAAAGATGTGTTTCCACCTGAAGTTGCAACCGCATTAGAGAAACTGCAAAAAGATGCACCGGCGATGCCCTATGCGCAGATACGCACACAAGTTGAAAGTGAGCTCAAAGCACCTATTCATGAATTGTTTACTGAATTCGAAGAAATGCCATTTGCTGCAGCTTCCATCGGACAGGTACATCGCGCAATTTTGCCATCTGGGCAAAGGGTTGTGGTTAAGGTGCAATACCCTGATGTCGACAAAAATTGTGATAGCGACCTAAAACAAGTGCGTATGGCACTAAAAATCGCTGGCGTGCTCAATATGAGTAAGCAATTGCAAGAGCAGTTATTTCACGAAATTCGCCAAAGCTTACATGATGAGCTTGATTATATTAAAGAGGCGCATAATCTGCGGGTATTCGGCGCTTTTCATGCCGAAGATACGGGTCTCATCATCCCAAAAGTGATTAGCAGTCACTCTTCTAAAAGAATCTTGACCTTGACAGAAGAGAGCGGCGAAACCTTAACAGTGGCAGCAACGTGGGATAATGATATTAAGCAAAAAATCGCAGTGCGCTTGTTTCATTTTACCGCAGGGCAGCTGTTTGGGTTATATCGAATGCACTGCGACCCTCATCCGGGCAACTTTGCGTTCCGTGCTGATGGCAGTGTAGTTGCCTATGATTTTGGCGGGATTCGTAGCTATAGCGACAGCGAAGTTCAATTATTTCGCCGATTTGCCAAGCATGCCTTAAAAGGTGATGTCACTGCCCTTGAGCAAGATTTGGTTGCTCTGGATATACGCCGTGAAGACGATAAAATCGTACCGGGCGAGTTTTATGGAAAATGGTTAGAGATTGGGCTGAAACCCTTATCTATCAAACCCTATCAAGACGGTAATTTTGATTTTGCAAGCAGTCAAACCCATCATGAAGCCATCGCCCAAATGCGCACTTCTTTGAAATACTTTGGACAGTTTCAACCATCAGCCTCTACGATGATGCTCGATCGTACTATATCAGGACAATACTGGAACCTAGTCAATCTAGGAGTGACGATAGATTTGTCGCCACTGGTACATGAATATATAGGTTTTTAG
- a CDS encoding M16 family metallopeptidase, with the protein MTQNTILKAKKNTALVSSIKPTFKRLPYLSMGLFLGLTTLTMTAQADGITGEDYRTQASAVDVNAPIAALSKLTSLDNAKPLKVTVPKIQQFKTKAGVPVLFVPTTALPIVDIDLRFNAGSARDGSISSTGFGIANMTATMLEQGSKRLDENEFTRAVETLGINLGSSAYKDIFTVSLRSLSDDKHLLPAIDLMTQMLIEPSFNEQILARNKARLLVGLQQQKQDPNSLASLAFDKALYGGHPYAHPSVGTLETVPNITRQQLIDFKNRYLVAANASLSMTGNLTLAQAKKLAENITAGLPTGQAAPILPEPKPLTKSQHIHIPFPSTQTTVLMGQLGDKRATDPQAQQKQTSFAVGNEVLAGGDFNARLMTEIRQNLGYTYGISGSMSPMLTRGPYQIGFSTRNDKARAAIDASLDVINNTLKNGITSTEMKLTTDNLKNSFPMGFASNAGINGLLGMMNFYQLSTSYLSNYVNRIEQVKLAEVNQTLRDTLKPDDFLIVTVGEVNPWDKKAAK; encoded by the coding sequence ATGACTCAAAATACCATTTTAAAAGCCAAAAAGAATACTGCTCTGGTGTCATCAATAAAGCCGACATTTAAGCGACTACCCTATTTGAGTATGGGGTTATTTTTGGGGCTGACTACTTTGACCATGACCGCGCAGGCTGATGGCATTACTGGTGAGGATTATCGTACTCAGGCATCTGCAGTTGATGTCAATGCGCCTATTGCTGCTTTGTCTAAGTTGACTAGCCTTGATAATGCCAAGCCTTTAAAAGTCACCGTTCCAAAGATTCAACAGTTTAAGACCAAAGCGGGTGTGCCAGTACTTTTTGTACCGACGACGGCATTACCCATTGTCGACATCGATTTACGTTTTAATGCTGGTAGCGCGCGCGATGGCAGTATCAGTAGCACAGGTTTTGGTATCGCCAATATGACAGCGACCATGCTTGAACAAGGCTCAAAACGTTTAGATGAAAACGAATTTACTCGCGCGGTTGAAACCTTAGGCATCAATCTAGGCAGCAGTGCCTATAAAGATATATTTACGGTCTCATTACGCAGTTTATCTGACGATAAACATCTATTACCTGCCATCGATTTGATGACCCAAATGCTCATCGAACCAAGTTTTAATGAACAAATTTTAGCCCGCAATAAAGCCCGTTTATTGGTCGGCTTGCAGCAGCAAAAACAAGACCCAAACAGCCTTGCCAGCCTTGCTTTTGATAAAGCACTCTATGGCGGCCATCCTTATGCTCATCCTTCTGTTGGCACCCTTGAAACAGTACCTAATATCACAAGACAACAGCTGATAGATTTTAAAAATCGCTATCTGGTTGCCGCCAACGCTAGCCTTTCTATGACAGGTAATCTCACTTTAGCGCAAGCCAAAAAACTGGCAGAAAACATCACGGCGGGTTTACCTACTGGTCAAGCAGCGCCTATTCTGCCTGAACCAAAACCATTGACGAAGTCTCAGCATATTCATATTCCCTTTCCTAGCACTCAAACGACAGTACTGATGGGGCAACTTGGTGATAAGCGTGCAACGGATCCGCAAGCGCAGCAAAAGCAAACCAGTTTTGCCGTTGGCAACGAGGTGCTCGCAGGGGGCGATTTTAATGCACGACTGATGACGGAAATCAGACAAAACCTTGGCTATACTTATGGTATTTCAGGCTCGATGAGTCCGATGCTGACACGTGGACCTTATCAGATAGGTTTTTCGACTCGCAATGACAAGGCTCGTGCTGCGATTGATGCTAGCTTAGACGTTATTAATAACACGTTAAAAAATGGCATTACTAGTACTGAGATGAAGCTGACCACGGACAATTTAAAAAACAGCTTCCCAATGGGTTTTGCCAGTAACGCTGGTATTAATGGTTTGCTTGGTATGATGAATTTTTATCAGCTATCAACAAGCTATCTTAGCAACTATGTCAATCGTATCGAACAAGTCAAATTAGCAGAGGTGAATCAGACCCTGCGTGATACCTTAAAGCCTGATGACTTCTTAATTGTGACCGTTGGTGAGGTCAATCCTTGGGATAAGAAGGCGGCTAAATAG